One Desulfatiglans sp. DNA window includes the following coding sequences:
- a CDS encoding ParA family protein — MGKIICISSQKGGVGKTTTAVNLSTALALAEKKTLLIDMDFQGHATGAITAEGKKMGKGIYDALTLTIPVAETIKGSEIEYLKLIPADIRLLGVEHDLRSHDDREHILDRTLDRIKNEFDFLIIDSPPSLSFLSVNAIIAADCLIIPLQCEYFALESLGQFFTVFKGLMKKFKAKTEIGGILLNMFDPHEALSARIAGEVRKSFNGMVYRSVIPRYRSNKESACYGKSIILTDILSDGSKGFISLAREIIGSMCCNEE, encoded by the coding sequence ATGGGAAAGATCATATGTATTTCAAGCCAGAAGGGAGGGGTAGGAAAGACAACAACCGCTGTTAATCTTTCAACTGCCCTTGCCCTTGCAGAGAAAAAAACCCTGCTTATTGACATGGATTTTCAGGGACATGCAACAGGTGCAATAACGGCTGAAGGTAAAAAGATGGGAAAAGGGATATATGATGCCCTGACCCTGACAATCCCTGTGGCGGAGACAATAAAGGGGTCAGAAATAGAGTATTTAAAATTGATCCCGGCAGACATAAGGCTTTTAGGCGTAGAGCATGATCTCAGGTCACATGATGATCGCGAGCATATACTTGATAGAACGCTTGATCGGATAAAAAATGAATTTGATTTTTTAATTATAGACAGCCCGCCTTCATTGAGTTTCCTCAGTGTAAACGCGATAATTGCGGCTGACTGTTTAATAATACCTTTGCAGTGCGAGTATTTTGCACTTGAATCACTTGGTCAGTTTTTTACTGTTTTTAAGGGTTTGATGAAAAAATTTAAGGCTAAAACAGAGATAGGCGGGATATTGCTTAATATGTTCGACCCTCATGAAGCACTTTCTGCAAGGATAGCAGGGGAGGTAAGGAAAAGTTTTAATGGCATGGTATACAGGAGTGTAATTCCAAGGTACCGCAGCAATAAGGAATCTGCCTGTTACGGAAAATCAATAATCCTTACTGATATCTTATCCGATGGGTCAAAAGGTTTTATTTCCCTTGCAAGGGAGATAATAGGTTCCATGTGTTGTAATGAGGAGTAA
- a CDS encoding universal stress protein — protein sequence MRVKLDNIMCAADFSELSNHAVFYGVSLAREYNAKLYLCHVIDLSSATMYGEATYAFESQLTHMEDYAHKRLKRIMEKYSINWEPLVTIGNAADEITRLAQENRVDMAITATRGRAGLKRLVLGSVTEHLMHSLPCPLLTVHGPENDPALTKDKEIKFNRILVGSDFSDDSNLALEYGLALAQEYQSDLYIVHVLETPRYKDIPTSVQGAREEIRKSLHKQLKDQLEALVPEEAHNWCKPKTRLLSGIAHEELVKFANVEDIDLVIMGVRGHSLVESLFVGATTERVIRKAGCSVMSVRPIGRQA from the coding sequence ATGCGTGTAAAACTGGACAATATCATGTGCGCTGCCGATTTCTCAGAGTTATCCAATCATGCGGTCTTTTATGGGGTCTCTCTTGCCAGGGAGTATAACGCGAAACTCTATTTGTGCCACGTGATTGACCTCTCTTCCGCCACCATGTACGGTGAGGCCACATACGCATTTGAATCCCAGCTTACGCATATGGAAGATTATGCCCACAAACGCTTGAAGCGTATAATGGAGAAATACAGCATCAACTGGGAACCGCTTGTTACTATTGGTAATGCCGCAGATGAAATAACCCGCCTTGCACAGGAAAACCGGGTTGACATGGCCATTACAGCAACTAGAGGCAGGGCAGGCCTTAAAAGGCTTGTACTGGGCTCTGTTACAGAACATTTGATGCACAGCCTTCCATGCCCGCTTCTTACTGTTCATGGCCCGGAAAATGACCCTGCGCTTACCAAAGATAAGGAAATCAAGTTCAACCGTATACTTGTCGGTTCTGATTTTTCAGATGATTCAAACCTCGCCCTTGAATATGGCCTGGCCCTGGCCCAGGAATACCAGTCAGACCTCTATATTGTTCATGTACTTGAAACCCCCCGTTATAAGGATATCCCTACATCTGTTCAGGGGGCACGCGAGGAGATCAGAAAGAGCCTGCACAAGCAGCTCAAAGACCAGCTCGAAGCCCTTGTGCCCGAGGAGGCGCATAACTGGTGCAAACCCAAGACACGCCTTCTTTCCGGTATTGCCCATGAAGAGCTTGTTAAATTTGCCAACGTAGAGGATATTGATCTCGTGATCATGGGCGTAAGGGGGCACAGCCTTGTAGAATCACTGTTTGTTGGGGCAACCACAGAAAGAGTCATACGCAAGGCAGGTTGTTCGGTAATGTCTGTAAGGCCTATTGGAAGACAAGCCTGA
- a CDS encoding winged helix-turn-helix transcriptional regulator encodes MNDLFSGLIASKTRIKLLVRLFFNPDARSYLRELANEFNVSTNAVREELNQLTDTKFLESEKDGRQVYYKANKKHPLFPELRSMVNKVMGLDQVIDSIVTRLGDLELAFLLDDYANGKDTGIMDLLLVGNIDEYHLNDLSRKTERYIKRKIRPLVLTREEYEDLKPKLENRPRLLIWEAPRK; translated from the coding sequence TTGAACGACCTTTTTTCAGGATTAATCGCATCAAAGACAAGGATAAAGCTTCTTGTAAGGCTCTTTTTTAACCCTGATGCCAGATCATACCTGAGAGAGCTGGCAAATGAATTCAATGTTTCAACCAATGCAGTCCGCGAAGAGCTGAACCAGCTTACAGATACAAAATTTCTCGAATCCGAAAAGGATGGCAGGCAGGTCTATTACAAAGCCAACAAAAAACACCCCCTTTTTCCTGAATTAAGGTCAATGGTAAACAAGGTAATGGGTCTTGACCAGGTTATAGACAGTATAGTGACAAGGTTAGGGGACCTTGAACTTGCCTTTCTGCTGGATGATTACGCAAATGGAAAGGATACCGGGATCATGGACCTGCTCCTGGTGGGAAATATTGATGAATATCACCTTAATGATTTGAGTAGAAAAACCGAAAGATATATCAAGAGAAAGATACGGCCACTGGTCCTGACCAGGGAAGAATATGAGGATCTTAAGCCAAAGCTGGAAAACCGGCCAAGGCTATTGATCTGGGAAGCCCCGCGGAAATAG
- a CDS encoding type II toxin-antitoxin system Phd/YefM family antitoxin, whose product MQDQISIAEAKNKLPMIIHYVEKGPNIQLTRRGKPVAVLLSIREYERLSQKSTDFRDALLKFREGINMDDTDITDVDFEDLRDTDSGRKVES is encoded by the coding sequence ATGCAGGATCAGATCTCTATTGCTGAGGCAAAAAATAAATTACCGATGATAATACACTATGTAGAGAAAGGCCCAAACATTCAGCTTACAAGACGCGGAAAGCCGGTAGCTGTATTATTGTCTATCAGAGAATATGAACGGCTAAGTCAGAAATCCACTGATTTCAGAGATGCCCTGTTGAAATTCAGAGAGGGTATAAATATGGATGATACAGATATTACCGATGTCGACTTTGAAGATTTAAGAGATACTGACTCAGGGCGAAAGGTTGAGTCGTAA
- a CDS encoding type II toxin-antitoxin system VapC family toxin, with amino-acid sequence MKYLLDTNILSEAVKTHPDKSVMDMLQKNASEIATASLVWHELQYGYRRLPESRKRDIIAAFLNDVVLPAIPILPYDEKAAELHAEERARMSSSGVTPPFVDGQIASIAVVNNLILVTRNISDFKGFKNIKLENWHNTSAASPKPVTGS; translated from the coding sequence ATGAAGTATCTCCTGGATACGAATATTCTTTCAGAGGCGGTTAAAACACATCCTGATAAATCAGTTATGGATATGCTGCAAAAAAATGCCAGTGAGATTGCTACAGCATCACTTGTATGGCATGAACTCCAATACGGATACAGGCGTCTCCCTGAATCCAGAAAAAGAGATATTATTGCAGCCTTTTTAAATGATGTTGTTTTACCTGCAATCCCAATTTTACCCTATGATGAAAAAGCGGCTGAATTGCATGCCGAAGAGCGTGCAAGAATGTCATCAAGTGGGGTTACCCCGCCCTTTGTTGATGGTCAAATCGCATCAATAGCTGTGGTCAATAATTTAATACTTGTTACAAGAAACATCTCTGATTTTAAAGGATTTAAAAATATAAAACTCGAAAACTGGCATAATACATCTGCTGCATCACCAAAACCGGTAACCGGGAGTTAG
- the galE gene encoding UDP-glucose 4-epimerase GalE produces the protein MKNKINILVVGGAGYIGSHMCKYLFQKGYTPVVLDNLVYGHREAVKWGPFIEGPMEDELLLSKIFKDYSIQAVMHFAAFAYVGESVTDPGKYYLNNVSASISLLESMRRHNINNFLFSSSCATYGEPLEIPITESHPQNPINPYGRTKLMVEQILMDYKLAYGINYTSLRYFNAAGADPDAEIGEDHNPVTHIIPLVLQTALGQRNEISIFGDDYPTEDGTCIRDYIHVTDLAQAHLLALESMLNNNTGGIYNLGNGEGCSVKQVIETARKVTGKDIRTSVTGRRAGDPAVLIGSSAKAVNNLGWKPQYGDIKSILETAWRWHEKHPTGYK, from the coding sequence ATGAAAAATAAAATAAACATACTGGTTGTTGGAGGGGCTGGCTATATTGGCTCCCATATGTGTAAATACCTTTTTCAAAAAGGGTATACCCCTGTTGTGCTGGATAATCTTGTTTATGGGCACCGTGAGGCAGTAAAGTGGGGTCCCTTTATTGAAGGACCTATGGAAGATGAATTGCTGTTAAGTAAGATTTTTAAAGACTATAGCATACAGGCTGTAATGCATTTTGCCGCCTTTGCCTATGTTGGGGAGTCAGTCACTGACCCTGGCAAATATTATCTTAATAATGTATCAGCATCCATTTCTTTATTGGAATCAATGCGAAGGCATAATATCAATAATTTTTTATTCTCTTCCAGTTGCGCCACATATGGTGAGCCACTGGAAATACCTATAACAGAGAGCCACCCACAAAACCCCATAAACCCATACGGCAGGACTAAACTGATGGTGGAGCAGATCCTGATGGATTATAAGCTTGCTTATGGGATCAACTACACATCACTGAGATATTTTAATGCAGCAGGGGCAGACCCTGATGCAGAAATTGGCGAAGATCACAACCCTGTAACCCATATAATACCGCTGGTTCTTCAGACTGCCCTTGGCCAGAGAAATGAGATAAGCATCTTCGGGGATGATTACCCTACTGAAGATGGCACATGCATACGGGATTATATTCATGTAACAGACCTTGCACAGGCGCACCTGCTTGCACTGGAAAGCATGCTGAATAATAATACCGGTGGCATCTATAATCTGGGAAATGGTGAAGGCTGTTCAGTAAAGCAGGTGATCGAGACCGCTAGAAAAGTTACCGGAAAAGATATAAGAACATCTGTAACAGGCAGAAGGGCCGGGGACCCGGCTGTATTAATAGGCTCATCTGCAAAGGCAGTGAACAACTTAGGCTGGAAACCTCAATATGGAGATATCAAAAGCATATTAGAAACCGCATGGAGATGGCATGAGAAACACCCGACTGGATATAAATAA